In one Arachis duranensis cultivar V14167 chromosome 9, aradu.V14167.gnm2.J7QH, whole genome shotgun sequence genomic region, the following are encoded:
- the LOC107465335 gene encoding uncharacterized protein LOC107465335, whose product MESVHQDYDHLVEHTSDSPPSSPDINDIVGAPQMNPQVGLEHQVDVPSLKEYEQLQLQINPADSEAVHDNSLHFAIGLTIPTMWVPKEVDNGFEGLRLWHSQENDLKKKNSILDHGIESKPATFVNKGGQLDESQHYMMVPGTLSNSWSDSDVKSFVLSLFIFGKNFIQIQKFLENKGMGDILSFYYGKFYKSEEYRRWTSCKNKKGRKCMQGRKFFNGWRQHELMSRLLPQVSEEFRESLQQVSKSYIEGRTSLEEYVSSLKSTVGLGMLVEAVGIGKGKEDLTRLSTEPGRNSHEFSVPNSKAWSSLEPNDIIKFLTGGFRLSKAKSNDLFWEAVWPRLLARGWHSEQPNSQGYICSKEFLVFLIPGIKKFSRRKLVKGDHYFDSVSDVLNKVVAEPNLLELEGEEAKVDSCNDEETEKGLTEDSQSDGHRHCYLKPRASINNTNPMKFTVIGTSLLHGRKSSESRDLRSIPGKPLGKIEVNSAGITCNKGDKDIKKANPIKGDLDNKKFAIFTVVDTSFPCERNLSKVRELRYPLAKLEEASKIIGIKRESDGSSSDDKSSSKIEATMVVCGKKNKKNFLKGTHDRDAAKPKAHGCKADGNANKVDKKCENPKTCLPTIKHQFCRRARSNLAAHPTKRRRLTACVKSETNRMLEKSGSFRSEKPGVSQSSCFPDANKNAGNPIGHEKNVSSISPSAEGSANGESFRNRFLVDKVISCDKVEKCESKPPLTLDASHVRPKFEDGEIIATAGLKEQLQLQKQNDMIPEEQERPSGDVEKPQSHDSLDQQPDINPRRQSTRNRPLTVRALESIANEFLHSKKRQKKKGPQETRKDPLSTCYRDLTGDQTMLHHQCSSPRK is encoded by the exons ATGGAGTCAGTTCACCAGGATTATGATCATTTGGTAGAGCATACCTCCGATAGTCCTCCGAGTTCTCCAGATATAAATGACATAGTTGGAGCCCCGCAAATGAATCCGCAAGTCGGTCTTGAACACCAGGTGGACGTTCCTTCCTTGAAAGAATATGAACAGCTTCAACTTCAAATAAATCCTGCTGATTCAGAAGCTGTGCATGATAATTCACTTCATTTTGCTATTGGTTTAACCATCCCAACCATGTGGGTGCCTAAGGAAGTGGATAATGGTTTTGAAGGGCTGCGTCTGTGGCATAGTCAAGAGAATGacttgaagaagaaaaacagtATACTAGAtcatggaatagaatccaaaCCAGCCACTTTTGTCAACAAGGGAGGTCAATTGGATGAAAGCCAACATTACATGATGGTCCCTGGAACATTGAGTAACTCCTGGAGTGATTCTGATGTTAAGAGTTTTGtccttagtttatttatttttgggaaGAATTTTATACAGATACAAAAGTTCTTGGAGAACAAAGGCATGGGAGATATACTATCATTTTACTATGGCAAGTTTTATAAGTCTGAAGAATACCGTAGATGGACTTCCTGCAAGaacaagaaaggaagaaaatgtATGCAAGGACGGAAATTTTTTAATGGATGGAGGCAACATGAACTAATGTCTCGCTTGCTTCCTCAGGTCTCAGAGGAATTTCGAGAAAGCTTGCAACAG GTTTCTAAGTCATATATTGAGGGGAGAACTTCTCTAGAAGAATATGTATCATCTTTGAAATCTACCGTGGGACTTGGCATGCTTGTGGAAGCTGTAGGCATTGGCAAGGGGAAGGAAGACCTTACAAGGCTTTCTACGGAACCTGGGAGGAACAGCCATGAGTTTTCAGTACCAAATAGCAAAGCTTGGTCTTCTCTTGAACCCAATGATATAATAAAGTTTTTGACCGGAGGATTCCGACTGAGCAAAGCGAAAAGTAATGATCTTTTCTGGGAAGCTGTTTGGCCCCGCTTACTGGCAAGAGGCTGGCACTCTGAGCAACCGAATAGTCAAGGATACATCTGCTCTAAAgagtttttagtttttctcaTCCCTGGTATTAAGAAATTTTCGAGGAGAAAACTTGTGAAAGGTGATCATTACTTTGATTCTGTCAGTGATGTGTTGAACAAAGTTGTAGCTGAGCCGAATCTTCTTGAGCTTGAAGGCGAAGAAGCTAAAGTTGATAGCTGCAATGATGAAGAGACTGAAAAGGGATTGACTGAGGATTCTCAATCTGATGGTCATCGCCACTGTTACCTCAAACCTCGTGCTTCTATCAATAATACCAATCCTATGAAGTTTACAGTTATTGGTACCAGTTTGTTGCATGGCAGGAAGTCATCTGAATCTAGGGATTTGAGGTCTATACCTGGTAAACCATTGGGAAAAATTGAGGTAAATTCTGCTGGCATAACATGTAATAAAGGGGACAAAGATATCAAAAAGGCTAACCCCATTAAGGGTGACCTTGACAACAAAAAGTTTGCAATATTCACCGTTGTTGATACTAGTTTTCCTTGTGAAAGAAATTTATCAAAGGTGAGAGAATTAAGATATCCACTAGCTAAACTGGAAGAAGCTTCGAAGATAATTGGAATTAAAAGAGAAAGTGATGGGAGTTCCTCAGATGACAAATCTTCAAGCAAGATAGAAGCTACTATGGTTGTATGTgggaaaaagaataagaagaattttCTGAAAGGCACGCACGATAGAGATGCTGCTAAACCGAAAGCACATGGTTGTAAAGCAGATGGTAATGCAAACAAGGTGGATAAGAAATGTGAAAATCCGAAGACATGTTTGCCTACCATAAAACATCAATTCTGTCGGAGAGCGAGATCAAATCTTGCAGCTCATCCCACCAAACGGCGAAGACTAACTGCTTGTGTTAAATCTGAAACAAACCGCATGCTTGAGAAGTCAGGGAGCTTTAGATCAGAAAAACCCGGTGTCTCCCAGTCATCCTGTTTTCCCGATGCCAACAAGAATGCTGGCAATCCAATTGGACATGAGAAGAATGTAAGTTCGATTTCTCCTTCAGCTGAAGGAAGTGCTAATGGAGAAAGCTTCCGAAATAGATTCCTCGTTGACAAGGTCATTTCTTGTGATAAAGTTGAGAAATGTGAATCAAAGCCACCGCTCACTTTAGATGCATCTCATGTTCGGCCGAAGTTTGAAGATGGTGAAATAATTGCAACTGCAGGGCTCAAGGAGCAACTGCAACTGCAAAAGCAAAATGATATGATTCCTGAAGAGCAGGAAAGACCCTCGGGTGATGTTGAGAAGCCTCAAAGCCATGATTCTTTGGATCAGCAGCCTGACATAAATCCCAGGAGACAAAGTACTAGAAACCGGCCATTGACTGTTCGAGCGTTGGAATCCATAGCAAATGAGTTCTTGCATTCTAAGAAGAGGCAGAAAAAGAAAGGCCCCCAAGAAACACGGAAAGATCCATTGAGTACTTGCTACAGGGATCTTACCGGAGACCAAACAATGTTGCATCATCAGTGTTCAAGTCCAAGAAAATAA